The Pseudoalteromonas sp. UG3-2 genome contains a region encoding:
- the tmpT gene encoding thiopurine S-methyltransferase, which produces MEAEFWHQMWEKGDIGFHEGKVNRMLASFGEKLNLAANSRILVPLCGKSLDISWFLSRGHEVVGVELNESAIVALFQELGLNPHVTTCGEHKQYQYGNLCVFVGDLFTLTPEQIQSIDAIYDRAALVALPDTMRAAYSKQLMRLSNNAKQLLICFEYDQTAMSGPPFAIMPSMVTDYYHPHYQLDLLARAPVEGGLKGLKEAEESVWLLSPATK; this is translated from the coding sequence ATGGAAGCAGAGTTTTGGCATCAAATGTGGGAAAAGGGCGACATAGGTTTCCACGAAGGCAAGGTAAATCGAATGCTGGCCAGTTTTGGTGAAAAGTTAAACTTAGCAGCAAATAGCAGAATATTGGTGCCATTATGTGGTAAAAGCCTAGATATAAGCTGGTTCTTATCTCGAGGTCATGAGGTCGTGGGCGTCGAGCTGAACGAGTCGGCTATAGTGGCGTTATTTCAAGAGTTAGGACTCAATCCCCACGTCACCACCTGTGGCGAACATAAACAATACCAATACGGCAATCTGTGTGTTTTTGTGGGCGATCTCTTTACCTTAACCCCCGAGCAAATTCAGTCCATAGACGCGATTTACGATAGGGCGGCGCTGGTGGCATTACCCGACACCATGAGAGCGGCTTACAGCAAACAGTTAATGCGGTTAAGCAATAACGCAAAGCAACTGCTGATTTGCTTTGAATATGATCAAACCGCCATGTCGGGTCCTCCTTTTGCCATTATGCCGAGCATGGTGACGGACTACTATCACCCCCATTACCAGCTAGACTTATTGGCCCGAGCTCCGGTAGAAGGTGGCCTTAAAGGATTAAAAGAGGCTGAGGAAAGTGTTTGGCTGCTGAGCCCAGCAACAAAATAA
- a CDS encoding CHRD domain-containing protein, with amino-acid sequence MKKYIVSASLMLLAACSDSDDDVTVTPPTPPPAPEFSATKTFELTLSGKQEVPMNDSMQTATASVELDENLMQFRATLDYDGVEGFSAAHIHDGDLGENGDVAFAFEAASENQVSIPETELSEALMADMLDGDWYINLHTERFPNGELRAQIVPDTTSIITFKLNAAQQVPMNQSSAMGDGYAAYDSTSGELYLRAVTSGVDDASAAHIHTGRIGANGDVLVVLEQDDQVMSDWVTPEGTMIDEETLNVLLSGGHYVNVHSPEFPDGEIRGQIVTDNYALATFKLSGEQEVPAINTMASGEGYALVNTDDYEVELRVNTSGVEDASAAHIHTGRVGMNGDVLVALEQSMDDMNVWMTPENTMIDAETFSVLASGGHYVNVHTPANSSGELRGQILTDNYALATFKLAGDQEVPAVSTSASGDGYALVNTNNYGIELRVVTSGVEDATAAHIHTGRIGMNGDVLVGLEQSSEDMNVWMSPENLTIDAETFAVLASGGHYVNVHTPANSSGELRGQILTDNYALATFKLSGQQEVPAVSTMGSGDGYALVNTTNYGVELRVVTSGVEDATAAHIHTGRIGMNGDVLVGLEQSSDDMNVWMSPENLTIDAETFAVLASGGHYVNVHTPAHTGGELRGQILTDNYTLVAFPLSGEQEVPAVTTTAMGSGYALVNRNDFALELQVLTSGVEDATMAHIHTGFAGENGPVLLGLEQSQSDVNRWMAPADAALTAEIFAVLASGGHYVNVHTPANPSGELRGQIQ; translated from the coding sequence ATGAAAAAGTATATAGTAAGCGCTAGCCTGATGCTGCTAGCAGCATGCAGTGATAGCGATGACGACGTAACCGTAACCCCACCAACGCCGCCACCGGCCCCTGAGTTTTCAGCGACTAAAACCTTCGAGCTAACCCTAAGCGGCAAGCAAGAAGTACCCATGAACGATTCCATGCAAACGGCCACTGCCAGCGTTGAGCTGGACGAGAACTTAATGCAGTTCCGCGCTACTTTGGATTACGATGGTGTGGAAGGTTTTAGTGCTGCACACATTCATGATGGCGACCTAGGCGAAAATGGTGATGTGGCGTTTGCTTTTGAAGCGGCCAGTGAGAACCAAGTGAGCATTCCTGAAACTGAGCTTTCAGAAGCGCTAATGGCAGATATGTTAGACGGTGATTGGTACATTAACCTACACACCGAGCGCTTCCCAAATGGTGAGCTACGCGCACAAATTGTGCCAGACACCACGAGCATTATTACCTTTAAATTAAACGCCGCGCAGCAAGTGCCGATGAACCAATCCAGTGCCATGGGGGATGGCTATGCCGCCTACGACAGCACTAGTGGCGAGTTATATCTTCGTGCGGTCACTTCAGGAGTGGACGATGCCAGCGCAGCGCACATTCACACTGGCCGTATTGGCGCCAACGGTGATGTGCTGGTGGTGCTAGAGCAAGACGACCAAGTCATGTCGGACTGGGTAACACCAGAAGGCACCATGATTGATGAAGAGACATTAAACGTGCTGCTTTCCGGAGGGCATTATGTCAACGTTCATTCTCCAGAATTTCCAGACGGTGAAATACGCGGCCAAATTGTTACCGATAACTATGCTCTAGCAACCTTTAAGCTCTCAGGCGAGCAAGAAGTGCCAGCTATAAACACCATGGCCTCTGGTGAAGGCTATGCACTGGTAAATACCGACGATTATGAAGTAGAGCTAAGAGTAAACACCTCGGGAGTTGAAGACGCGTCTGCTGCTCATATTCACACTGGCCGTGTAGGTATGAACGGCGATGTGCTGGTTGCGCTGGAGCAAAGCATGGACGACATGAATGTCTGGATGACACCAGAGAATACCATGATTGACGCTGAGACGTTCTCAGTGCTTGCCTCTGGCGGACATTACGTTAACGTGCATACTCCAGCAAACTCAAGTGGTGAGCTACGTGGACAAATCTTAACTGATAATTATGCCTTAGCTACATTCAAGCTGGCCGGCGACCAAGAAGTCCCTGCGGTGAGCACTTCTGCTTCTGGCGATGGGTACGCACTGGTTAACACCAATAACTATGGCATTGAATTACGTGTAGTGACCTCGGGTGTAGAAGATGCCACGGCAGCCCACATACACACCGGCCGTATTGGCATGAACGGCGATGTACTGGTGGGCTTAGAGCAAAGCAGCGAGGACATGAATGTCTGGATGAGCCCAGAGAACTTAACCATTGACGCTGAAACCTTTGCAGTGCTGGCCTCTGGCGGACATTACGTTAATGTGCATACTCCAGCTAACTCAAGTGGTGAGCTGCGCGGACAAATCTTAACCGACAATTATGCCTTAGCCACGTTTAAGCTGTCGGGCCAGCAAGAAGTGCCTGCAGTGTCTACCATGGGATCGGGCGATGGCTATGCCTTGGTGAATACAACTAACTACGGTGTTGAGCTACGCGTAGTCACCTCGGGTGTGGAAGATGCCACGGCAGCACACATACACACCGGCCGTATTGGCATGAACGGTGATGTGCTGGTTGGTTTAGAGCAAAGCAGTGACGACATGAATGTCTGGATGAGTCCAGAGAACTTAACCATTGACGCTGAAACCTTTGCGGTGCTCGCATCCGGTGGCCATTATGTTAATGTCCATACTCCTGCACACACCGGTGGTGAACTGCGTGGGCAGATTTTAACCGACAACTACACCCTGGTGGCGTTTCCTTTAAGTGGCGAACAAGAAGTGCCTGCGGTAACCACCACCGCCATGGGCAGTGGCTATGCATTAGTTAATCGTAACGACTTTGCCCTAGAGTTACAGGTACTTACGTCAGGAGTCGAAGACGCTACCATGGCACATATTCATACCGGCTTTGCCGGGGAAAATGGCCCGGTATTGTTGGGGCTAGAGCAAAGCCAAAGTGATGTTAACCGCTGGATGGCACCTGCTGATGCGGCATTAACGGCAGAAATTTTTGCTGTACTTGCCAGTGGCGGTCATTACGTTAACGTTCACACCCCAGCCAACCCAAGCGGTGAGCTGCGCGGGCAAATTCAATAA
- a CDS encoding prenyltransferase yields MASIVAALPSTRPPFLVLAPLCVCLGTAVAHYHGLSFNLLHFVLAVVGATLSAVAVNTLNEYQDFHSGLDLVTQRTPFSGGSGLLKEQGELSQAVLRLFQGSLVGVIVIGLYFVSQYGVAMAAIGLLGLAVVVSYTQYLNRRPWICFISPGLGFGLLMVLGSYLVQGGELNGAVFLIALIPFFTINNLLLVNQLPDIQADKQVGRNHLAIAYGVNTAVITFVVSAVLAINALLGAVVVKVLPLSALIVFPVLLLSFAAIPKLRDLGANIAEHPPSMAVNAVVANVAPLLLTISLVL; encoded by the coding sequence ATGGCTTCTATTGTGGCGGCATTGCCAAGTACACGTCCGCCGTTTTTAGTTTTGGCGCCGCTTTGCGTTTGTTTGGGTACGGCGGTGGCTCATTATCATGGTTTAAGCTTTAACCTACTGCACTTTGTGCTGGCGGTGGTGGGGGCAACGCTGTCGGCGGTGGCGGTGAACACGCTTAATGAGTACCAAGATTTTCATAGCGGTTTAGATTTAGTGACTCAGCGCACGCCTTTTAGTGGCGGCAGTGGGCTGTTAAAAGAGCAAGGGGAATTGTCGCAGGCGGTGTTGCGTTTATTTCAAGGCTCACTGGTTGGTGTCATAGTCATTGGCCTCTATTTTGTCAGCCAATACGGTGTTGCTATGGCGGCCATTGGTTTGCTCGGTTTAGCGGTTGTGGTGAGTTACACCCAATACCTCAATCGCAGGCCCTGGATCTGTTTTATTTCGCCGGGGCTTGGCTTTGGTTTACTCATGGTGCTAGGAAGTTATTTGGTGCAAGGTGGTGAGCTTAACGGCGCGGTGTTTCTGATTGCCCTGATCCCCTTTTTCACTATCAATAACTTACTGTTGGTGAATCAACTCCCCGATATTCAGGCCGATAAACAAGTTGGTCGTAATCACCTTGCAATCGCTTATGGCGTCAATACTGCGGTGATCACCTTTGTTGTCAGCGCGGTTTTGGCAATCAATGCTTTGCTTGGGGCCGTGGTGGTTAAGGTATTGCCACTTAGCGCGTTGATTGTGTTTCCGGTGTTGTTGCTCAGTTTTGCGGCCATACCTAAGCTCCGTGACCTGGGCGCAAATATCGCCGAGCACCCACCTAGCATGGCGGTTAATGCCGTTGTTGCCAATGTCGCGCCGCTTTTATTAACTATCAGCTTAGTGCTTTAA
- the nudB gene encoding dihydroneopterin triphosphate diphosphatase has translation MSVLRKPFSVLVVIYNDAGRFLLLQRADDPNFWQSVTGGIDEGETPLQTAYRELKEETGIDCHALNLSLTDHQRTHHYEIRPQWRHRYQPGSLINTEHVFSVKVPNSITITLAAAEHLQFEWLSAAEAHQRAWSDSNKMEIMQLSSGLFIAE, from the coding sequence ATGTCTGTACTAAGAAAACCTTTCTCAGTCCTCGTTGTTATTTATAATGACGCAGGACGATTTCTATTGCTGCAGCGGGCCGACGACCCAAACTTTTGGCAATCGGTAACAGGAGGAATAGACGAAGGTGAAACACCGTTACAAACGGCTTATCGAGAGCTGAAGGAAGAAACGGGTATTGACTGCCATGCTCTAAACCTATCGCTCACGGATCATCAAAGAACGCACCATTATGAAATTCGCCCACAATGGCGACATCGTTATCAACCAGGGAGTTTGATAAACACCGAACATGTTTTTAGCGTTAAGGTGCCCAATTCAATCACCATCACGCTAGCAGCTGCTGAACACCTCCAATTTGAATGGTTAAGCGCCGCTGAAGCTCATCAACGCGCATGGTCGGACAGTAATAAAATGGAAATTATGCAGTTATCTTCTGGCTTATTTATAGCTGAGTAG
- a CDS encoding choice-of-anchor I family protein, which yields MFKHSVIALALSSLLVGCSLDGDDGAPGPQGPQGNAGVDGSNGQNGVDGQNGSDGADGQDGQDGVDGKDANSRLNINLIGRAVLNAQSPEGAAEIVAYQASKQWIYAINSSGDAAVVDIIPATSFDSAALVKNNQGVITATNLNSAITLELNANTPGEANSIAIDENNQLLAVAMAAKTTGENGQIAFYDISGETPSFIKNVMVGALPDMVTFSHDGNKVVVANEGEPAGDYSVDPEGSISVIDINNGVISNTAIQIDFTVFNGQQAELEAKGMVFANPTGRTINGKLINTTVAMDLEPEYVSISKDNRYAYVSIQENNGLAVVDLSDNSLSLMGLGFKDWSNLVMDASDKDGKINLKQYPGLYGMYQPDTISSYTWKGANFIVTANEGDGREYFFDATDAADCTAKGGLDYDADDGCLAYIDESRTEDLTLASNFAYLNNDDDDIGRLKVTTVKGDDNNDGQYETLYTYGARSFTIWDSNGLVVFDSGDDMERITASVHGASFNNDEDENEGDTRSDAKGPEPEALALGEVGDRTFAFIGLERMGGIMVYDITNPYDVQFEDYFYNRGVIEGEDISGDLAPEGMRFIPAAQSATGEALLVIGNEISGSVAVWQIAEK from the coding sequence ATGTTTAAACATTCAGTTATTGCTTTAGCGCTGTCTTCTTTATTAGTGGGTTGTTCACTGGACGGAGACGATGGCGCTCCAGGACCGCAAGGGCCTCAAGGTAATGCCGGCGTCGATGGCAGCAATGGCCAAAATGGCGTTGATGGCCAAAACGGCAGCGATGGTGCCGACGGTCAAGATGGTCAGGACGGCGTTGATGGCAAAGATGCCAACAGCCGATTGAATATCAACCTTATTGGTCGCGCCGTATTAAACGCACAAAGCCCTGAAGGCGCAGCAGAAATTGTCGCTTATCAGGCTTCTAAGCAGTGGATATATGCCATTAATAGCTCTGGCGATGCCGCAGTGGTGGATATTATCCCGGCGACAAGCTTTGATAGCGCCGCCTTGGTGAAAAACAATCAAGGGGTGATCACAGCAACCAACCTCAACTCAGCCATCACCCTTGAGCTCAACGCCAACACGCCCGGAGAGGCCAACAGCATCGCCATTGATGAAAATAACCAATTACTAGCGGTGGCCATGGCGGCAAAAACCACAGGTGAAAATGGCCAGATTGCGTTTTACGACATCTCAGGCGAAACGCCTAGCTTTATTAAAAACGTTATGGTTGGCGCTTTGCCAGATATGGTGACCTTTAGCCACGATGGCAACAAGGTGGTCGTGGCTAACGAGGGCGAGCCTGCAGGGGATTACAGTGTTGACCCCGAAGGCAGCATCAGTGTTATTGATATCAATAATGGTGTTATTAGCAATACTGCCATCCAAATCGATTTTACCGTTTTTAATGGCCAACAAGCTGAACTAGAAGCAAAAGGCATGGTGTTTGCCAATCCGACCGGCCGCACCATTAATGGCAAGCTTATCAATACCACGGTGGCGATGGACCTTGAACCTGAGTACGTCAGTATTTCTAAAGATAACCGCTATGCTTACGTTTCTATTCAAGAAAACAATGGCCTAGCAGTAGTTGATTTAAGCGATAACAGCCTCTCTTTAATGGGTCTTGGCTTTAAAGATTGGTCCAATTTAGTGATGGATGCGTCTGACAAAGACGGTAAAATAAACCTCAAACAATACCCTGGTCTGTACGGCATGTATCAGCCCGATACGATTTCAAGTTACACCTGGAAAGGTGCAAACTTTATTGTGACGGCAAACGAAGGGGACGGTCGCGAGTACTTTTTCGACGCCACAGATGCAGCTGATTGTACAGCCAAAGGCGGCCTTGACTATGATGCAGACGATGGCTGTCTTGCTTATATTGATGAGTCACGCACTGAAGATTTAACTCTTGCCAGCAATTTCGCTTATTTGAACAATGATGACGACGACATTGGTCGCTTAAAAGTCACCACTGTAAAGGGGGATGACAATAATGATGGCCAATATGAAACACTATATACCTATGGCGCGCGTTCTTTCACTATTTGGGATAGCAATGGCTTAGTGGTATTCGACTCCGGTGATGACATGGAGCGCATCACGGCATCCGTGCACGGTGCCAGCTTCAATAACGACGAAGATGAAAACGAAGGCGACACTCGCTCAGACGCGAAAGGCCCAGAGCCTGAAGCATTAGCACTCGGTGAAGTTGGCGACCGTACGTTTGCCTTTATTGGTCTTGAGCGAATGGGTGGGATCATGGTGTATGACATTACCAACCCTTATGATGTTCAGTTTGAAGATTACTTTTATAACCGTGGGGTGATTGAGGGCGAAGACATTAGCGGAGACCTAGCCCCAGAAGGGATGCGCTTTATCCCCGCCGCACAAAGTGCCACCGGCGAAGCGTTATTGGTGATCGGAAATGAAATTTCCGGCTCTGTTGCCGTGTGGCAAATCGCAGAAAAATAA
- a CDS encoding methyl-accepting chemotaxis protein, whose amino-acid sequence MNIFRKQPLETQALVKELNDAKAFIKAVENCVAKIEFTPDGEIIAVNDLFLAAVGYRQEQVLGQHHRIFCLPSYAKTAEYRAFWQDLKKGTAKFGHFERIKQDGEVIWLDATYFPIAENGIVTKVVKIASDITKEKQQLAAQQALAKALDKSMATIEFMPDGTIVTANQNFLNLMGYTEQEVKGQHHKIFCTESFYQQHPNFWQELARGEHKSGRFQRVCKNGSDAWIEATYNPIFDSDGRVEKVIKFATDITSRVENAEQIKEATLIAQQTSEKTEETAKDAVIQLADAVDEASTTSKKVLDASNLIMQLNEQSKEISAIVSTISAIAEQTNLLALNAAIEAARAGEQGRGFAVVADEVRNLAARTTTSTDEINEVVKNNEVLTNQVNDMMKLVSESTEHGLENIHAVSDVMTEIRTSAEQLSDTIRTLLER is encoded by the coding sequence GTGAACATATTTAGAAAGCAGCCCCTTGAAACACAGGCGCTAGTCAAAGAGTTAAATGATGCAAAAGCATTTATTAAAGCTGTTGAAAATTGCGTTGCGAAGATTGAGTTTACACCAGATGGTGAAATCATCGCCGTGAATGACTTATTTTTAGCTGCGGTGGGCTATCGCCAAGAACAAGTGCTTGGTCAGCATCATCGTATTTTTTGTCTACCCAGTTACGCCAAGACGGCAGAGTATCGCGCCTTTTGGCAAGACCTCAAAAAAGGCACAGCGAAGTTTGGTCATTTTGAGCGTATAAAACAGGATGGCGAGGTCATATGGCTCGACGCTACCTATTTCCCAATAGCAGAAAATGGCATTGTTACCAAAGTAGTAAAGATAGCTTCGGATATTACTAAAGAAAAGCAGCAGTTAGCAGCGCAACAAGCGTTGGCAAAAGCGTTAGATAAATCAATGGCCACTATTGAGTTTATGCCAGATGGTACAATCGTAACTGCGAATCAAAACTTTCTTAACCTGATGGGTTACACCGAGCAAGAAGTCAAAGGGCAACATCATAAAATATTCTGCACAGAATCCTTTTATCAGCAACATCCCAACTTTTGGCAAGAGCTAGCGCGTGGCGAGCATAAGTCTGGCCGTTTTCAAAGAGTATGTAAAAACGGCAGTGACGCCTGGATAGAAGCCACATACAACCCTATTTTTGACAGTGATGGGCGAGTTGAAAAAGTCATCAAATTTGCAACCGATATAACATCACGTGTTGAAAATGCCGAGCAAATCAAAGAGGCAACATTGATTGCCCAACAAACATCAGAAAAGACTGAAGAGACTGCAAAAGACGCGGTAATACAATTAGCTGATGCTGTGGATGAAGCAAGCACGACCAGTAAAAAGGTGCTCGATGCCTCTAACCTAATAATGCAGCTCAACGAGCAATCAAAAGAGATCTCTGCAATCGTATCTACTATCAGTGCTATCGCGGAGCAAACCAATTTGTTAGCTCTTAATGCAGCAATTGAAGCGGCAAGAGCAGGGGAACAAGGTCGCGGTTTTGCGGTGGTAGCAGATGAGGTTAGAAACCTTGCGGCTAGAACAACAACCTCAACCGATGAAATTAATGAGGTCGTCAAGAACAACGAAGTACTGACTAATCAAGTGAATGACATGATGAAGTTGGTATCGGAAAGTACAGAGCACGGCTTAGAAAATATTCACGCAGTAAGTGATGTGATGACCGAGATAAGAACCAGCGCTGAGCAGCTTTCAGACACAATACGGACCTTACTAGAGCGCTAA
- a CDS encoding methyl-accepting chemotaxis protein — translation MKLNSIRALMTAVFGGIIVFVVIVTILVINMYNALLQVEKMADNRYQAYQLADELRQSSDDLTRLGRTYAVTGKDKYEKMYMDVLAIRNGEKPRPEGYHKVYWDLVLEYGDQPKPNGRKVELLEAMKAAGFSQKELQLLAKAQANSDGLVALEVEAMNAVKGKFKDSAGNYTVQGQPDLNKAIQLTHSEAYHRYKANIMKPVDAFFSELEQRTQQNVLNAHKAVESNLTWVVIMLVGTVCFSLFGVYLVRRRIVKPIEVLGHAFEEIGNSNDLRKTVDESGAIEIKSVASIVNRMLGSFKNTVSNIGAAGGQMSQSSQEVAHFIRSNKEISEEQNTRLDTIATAAEQMTVTLNEVTENTVSTADYANQVEQEAQRGMEVMAQTSEQFNDLSERFDDTANIISELTQQSDQVSNVVSVIQAIAEQTNLLALNAAIEAARAGEQGRGFAVVADEVRTLAQRTQQSTEEIRDIIQLLQSKAGGANNAIQQSQQQVEATKEQVMVSAEVLDSIFEAVSKIKDLTQGIATASQQQLSVTEDINANITGLSDISKEVVKRMNEFMTIVEQLEQTSERLNENAREFTV, via the coding sequence ATGAAGCTAAACTCCATCCGTGCTCTAATGACCGCCGTGTTTGGTGGCATTATCGTGTTTGTGGTGATTGTCACCATACTCGTTATTAATATGTATAACGCACTGCTGCAAGTAGAGAAAATGGCCGATAATCGCTATCAAGCCTATCAACTTGCTGATGAGCTAAGACAAAGCTCAGACGACCTTACCCGTTTAGGCAGAACCTACGCCGTGACAGGCAAAGACAAATACGAAAAGATGTACATGGATGTATTGGCCATTCGCAATGGTGAAAAGCCACGGCCAGAGGGCTATCACAAAGTTTACTGGGATCTGGTGTTGGAATATGGCGATCAACCCAAACCCAATGGCCGAAAGGTGGAGCTGCTGGAGGCCATGAAAGCCGCAGGTTTTAGCCAAAAAGAGTTACAGCTATTAGCCAAAGCGCAAGCCAACTCAGATGGCCTTGTGGCATTAGAAGTAGAGGCCATGAACGCCGTAAAAGGTAAATTTAAAGACAGCGCCGGCAACTACACAGTGCAAGGACAACCCGACCTCAACAAAGCCATTCAACTCACTCACAGTGAGGCTTACCACCGTTATAAAGCCAATATTATGAAGCCAGTGGATGCTTTTTTCTCTGAGCTCGAGCAACGTACTCAGCAAAACGTGTTAAACGCCCACAAAGCAGTAGAAAGCAATTTAACTTGGGTGGTGATCATGCTGGTGGGCACTGTATGTTTTAGTTTATTTGGGGTGTATTTGGTACGCCGCCGCATTGTTAAACCCATTGAAGTGTTAGGGCATGCTTTTGAAGAAATTGGCAACAGCAACGATTTACGCAAAACCGTGGATGAAAGCGGCGCCATTGAAATTAAAAGCGTAGCCAGCATAGTGAACCGCATGCTAGGAAGCTTTAAAAATACGGTCTCGAACATAGGTGCCGCGGGCGGGCAGATGTCGCAATCGTCGCAAGAAGTGGCGCACTTTATTCGCAGTAATAAAGAGATCAGCGAAGAGCAAAATACCCGCTTAGATACCATTGCCACCGCTGCGGAGCAGATGACCGTCACCCTCAACGAAGTAACTGAAAACACCGTGAGCACGGCAGACTATGCCAATCAGGTAGAGCAAGAAGCACAGCGTGGCATGGAGGTTATGGCGCAAACCAGCGAGCAGTTTAATGACTTGTCGGAGCGCTTTGATGACACGGCCAATATCATTTCAGAGTTAACCCAACAAAGCGATCAGGTCTCTAATGTGGTGAGTGTGATCCAAGCCATTGCCGAGCAAACCAACTTGCTGGCCTTAAACGCAGCCATTGAAGCGGCCAGGGCAGGTGAGCAAGGTCGTGGTTTTGCCGTGGTTGCCGACGAAGTAAGAACCTTAGCACAGCGCACTCAGCAATCAACCGAAGAAATTCGCGACATTATCCAGTTGCTGCAAAGCAAAGCGGGAGGGGCCAATAACGCCATTCAACAGAGCCAGCAACAAGTTGAAGCCACCAAAGAGCAAGTAATGGTATCGGCAGAGGTGTTAGACAGCATTTTTGAAGCGGTGAGCAAAATTAAAGATCTTACACAAGGGATTGCCACCGCCTCACAGCAGCAACTCTCAGTAACGGAAGATATTAATGCCAACATTACCGGGCTCAGTGACATCTCAAAAGAGGTGGTAAAACGCATGAACGAGTTTATGACCATTGTTGAGCAACTGGAACAAACCAGCGAGCGACTAAACGAAAACGCCAGAGAGTTTACCGTTTAA
- a CDS encoding glycerophosphodiester phosphodiesterase family protein yields MNKVSIVTALSAAILLMGCDDDSVELVSVEKPVVITETKTQVVEVPVIVEVPAGSASTMQVGARPQFLIADMADSALKNTLAECSNNNLYKTDFSIGHRGAPLQFPEHTKESYVAAAKMGAGIVECDVAFTKDKELVCRHSQCDLHTTTNILATDLAEKCSTPFVPADPDNGVAAQAQCCTSDITLAEFKTLQGKMDAANPNATTVAEYMQGTADWRTDLYASRGTLMTHSESIELFKQLGVKMTPELKTPAVSMPFDGFSQQDYAQKMIDEYKAAGVSPSQVWPQSFNLADVKYWINQTPEFGQQAVYLDDRYSNQSASAENALAAEQIIHNPELLKPTMAELKAAGVNVIAPPLWMLVTVDNNKIIPSPYATAAKAAGLDIITWTLERSGHLVEGGGWYYQSLNGTLGGDNVISKEGDAFELLHVLAQDVGVIGVFSDWPATTTYYASCMGLPASI; encoded by the coding sequence ATGAATAAAGTAAGCATTGTAACAGCCCTAAGTGCAGCCATATTACTGATGGGCTGTGATGATGATAGCGTCGAACTGGTGAGCGTTGAAAAGCCGGTGGTGATCACTGAAACTAAGACACAAGTAGTGGAAGTGCCAGTAATTGTAGAAGTGCCCGCTGGCAGTGCAAGTACCATGCAGGTTGGCGCGCGACCGCAGTTTTTAATTGCCGACATGGCTGACAGCGCGCTTAAAAATACCTTAGCCGAGTGTAGCAACAATAATCTCTACAAAACCGACTTTTCAATTGGCCACCGCGGCGCGCCGTTACAATTTCCTGAGCACACTAAAGAGTCGTATGTGGCGGCAGCCAAAATGGGCGCAGGTATTGTGGAATGCGATGTTGCCTTCACCAAAGACAAAGAGCTGGTGTGTCGTCACTCGCAATGCGACCTTCATACCACCACTAACATATTGGCCACAGACTTAGCAGAAAAATGCAGCACTCCCTTTGTGCCAGCCGACCCTGACAATGGCGTAGCGGCGCAGGCGCAGTGTTGCACCAGCGATATTACTTTGGCCGAGTTTAAAACCTTGCAAGGAAAAATGGATGCCGCCAACCCCAATGCCACCACGGTAGCAGAGTACATGCAAGGCACCGCAGATTGGCGCACTGATCTGTACGCCAGTCGGGGCACTTTGATGACCCACAGCGAGAGCATCGAGTTATTTAAACAGCTAGGTGTGAAAATGACGCCGGAGCTAAAAACCCCCGCGGTTAGCATGCCATTTGATGGCTTTAGCCAACAAGATTACGCCCAAAAAATGATAGATGAATACAAAGCCGCGGGCGTATCGCCGTCGCAGGTGTGGCCGCAATCCTTTAACTTGGCCGATGTAAAATATTGGATAAACCAAACGCCGGAATTTGGCCAACAAGCGGTTTACCTCGACGATAGATACAGCAACCAATCAGCCAGTGCTGAAAACGCCTTAGCAGCAGAGCAAATCATTCACAACCCCGAGCTGCTTAAACCCACCATGGCCGAGTTAAAGGCGGCTGGCGTTAATGTTATAGCGCCACCGTTATGGATGTTGGTAACTGTTGATAATAACAAAATAATCCCGTCACCTTACGCCACAGCGGCAAAAGCAGCTGGGCTGGATATTATTACTTGGACATTAGAGCGTTCTGGTCACTTAGTGGAGGGCGGCGGCTGGTATTATCAAAGCCTAAACGGCACCCTGGGTGGCGATAATGTCATTAGCAAAGAGGGCGATGCCTTTGAACTCTTACATGTACTTGCTCAAGACGTAGGAGTAATTGGTGTGTTCTCTGATTGGCCTGCTACCACCACTTACTACGCCAGCTGTATGGGGCTGCCCGCAAGTATTTAA